AAGGTGGAAAGAGCCTCTTGGTGTCAGGGATTACGAGAATGGATGGAGCCTTTTCTTATCATGACATTGTGGGCGTTTATGATGAGGAGACAGACCAAGCCTTGGGCAAAGGACGCGTGCTCTTTGGACATTCTGCTTTAAAAGATTTGCTGAAGGCTAGTAAGCCAAAAGGTGTGGTCATTCATCGGGATGATTGGATTTCCTTAACACCAGAGCTTGAACTCTTATTTTCAGAGTTTTAGCAAGATGGATGACGGAAGAATGTATTCTAAAAGAGTGGAGGCCAGCAATTGTTTGAGTGGCTATAAAAGTCCATACATCACAAGAAAGGAAGATTATGACCAGTACACAAGAATTATTAGAAGCTGTAAATCGGGTTAAAAAATCGATTAACACGGCAAAAGAGGATGAGAAGAATGCTGCGCTTGAAGCGATGGCTGAGCAATTATTGGCACACACACAGGTTATTTTACAGGCCAATCAAAAGGATATGGCTGCTTCAAAAGGAAAGATTTCAGAGGTCATGTTAGACCGTCTGTTTTTAGATGAGGAGCGGATTGCAGCCATGGCTAAAGGCATTCGAGATGTAGCTTCGTTACCAGATCCTATTGGAGAAATTCTAGAGGAGACAAGCTTACCCAATGGCCTTCAAGTGCTCAAAAAACGAGTGGCTCTAGGGGTTGTTGGGATTATCTACGAAAGTCGACCAAATGTAACCTCAGATGCAGCAGCCTTGGCTTTAAAGAGTGGAAATGCTGTCGTTCTCCGCAGTGGGAAAGAGGCCTATCAGACTGCGGCAGCAATTGTAGCAGCTTTAAAAATGGGACTGGCCCAAACCAACATTTCACCAGATTGCTTGCAGTTGATTTCTGATACAAGTCGTGAGAGTAGTTATGCGATGATGAAGGCCAAAGGTTATTTGGATTTACTAATTCCGCGCGGTGGGGCGGGCTTGATTCAGGCTGTGGTTGAAAATGCGATTGTGCCCGTAATTGAGACAGGAACAGGGATTGTGCACGTCTATGTAGATCAGGCAGCCAATCAAGACATGGCATTATCCATTATTCGTAATGCCAAGACCAGCCGACCATCGGTCTGCAATGCTATGGAAGTGTGTCTTGTGCATGAGGCTATCGCAGAGGAATTTCTCCCGCGTTTGCAGGAAACCTTGGTAACAGAACGCAAGCACTTAGGGCTTTCACCTGTAGAATTGCGGCTGGATGCCGAGGCTAGTCGTTTGATTAAAGGGCAAGTAGCTAAAGAGACAGATTTTGATACCGAATTTTCTGATTATATTTTAGCGGTCAAGCTTGTATCATCCTTGGAAGAAGCTGTTTGTCATATTGAAAGTCACAGCACCCATCATTCGGATGCGATTATCACGGAAGATAGCCAAGCAGCAGCTTATTTCACAGAACAAGTGGACAGTGCTGCTGTCTATGTCAATGCCTCAACTCGTTTTACAGATGGGGGAGAATTTGGTCTAGGATGTGAAATGGGAATTTCTACTCAAAAATTGCATGCCAGAGGGCCGATGGGCTTGAAGGAAATGACAACCTATAAATACATTGTAGCTGGAAATGGCCAAGTGAGGGAATAAGATGACAAAGATTGGTTTTATCGGTTTGGGAAATATGGGCGGTCTTTTGGCTCGTATTGTCTCAAAAAATCATGATGCAGAGATGATATTGGCAAATCGAAGTCCTGAAAAAGCAAGTACAATCGCCCAAGAAATCGGAGGACAAGCTGTTTCAAACCAAGAGGTCTTTGAGCAGGCGACAGTCATTTTTTTAGGAGTTAAACCAGCCCAGTTTGAAGCCCTACTTGCTCAATATAAATCCGTGCTTGAGACGCGGTCGTCTGTTTTACTCATCAGCATGGCGGCTGGGCTTTCTTTGGCTCAACTGCAAGACATGGTTCCCAGTCAGCACCGCTTTATTCGCATGATGCCCAATACCCCAGTCGCTGTAGGGGCAGGTGTCATTACCTATGCCTTAGGAAAAGGCACTAGTCAAGCAGATGAACAACTATTCCAAGAACTGTTCACAGGAAGTGCAGAGTTAATCCTACTAGAGGAAAAGCAACTGGATGCTGCAACGGCTCTGGCTGGCTGTGGCCCTGCCTTTGTGTATCCATTTATTGAGGCCTTGAGTGATGCAGGTGTTCAGCAAGGCTTGCCTCGTGCGATTGCCCTTAAAATGGCTGCCCAGACCGTACTAGGTTCTGGCAAAATGGTGCTTGATAGTCACGAACATCCAGCCGTCTTGAAAGATCAGGTTTGTAGCCCAGGGGGCTCGACAATTGCAGGTGTTGCCAGTCTTGAAAAAACAGGATTTAGAGGTTCGGTGATCGAAGCGGTGACTGAAGCCTATGAACGCACGCAAGAATTGGGTCAGAAATAGTCACTGAAAGCAGATTTGTCAAATTTTTAAAAATAGGGTATACTTAACAAAGAAAAAAGGAGAAAAAGATGAATACTTTACCAAATTGTCCAATATGCAACTCAGAATATGTCTATGAAGATGGCACCCTTTTGGTCTGCCCAGAATGTGCCCATGAATGGAATCCAGCAGAAGAAGTCGTTGAGGAAGGCTTGGTCGTCATCGATGCAAATGGCAACCGCTTGGCCGATGGAGATACTGTAACGGTTATCAAAGATTTGAAGGTCAAGGGTGCACCCAAAGATATCAAGCAAGGAACACGGGTGAAAAATATCCGCCTAGTCGAAGGTGACCACAATATCGATTGTAAAATTGATGGCTTTGGAGCCATGAAATTGAAATCGGAGTTTGTCAAGAAAATCTAAGATGAAGAGACAGGTTATATTCTACAGCCGAATTATCCTTTTCATTTTAGGATTTACAGGTGTTTATTTAGAAATTACTCGGCATGGTGGCTTTGGGATGCTCTTGTACTATACCGTTTTGTCCAATATCATCGTGACGGCCTTCACTGCTTATTTGCTCTATCTCATGCCGCGCTCATCAAGTGCTTGGAAGACGGACAAGATTCTGCGTATCAAGGGAGGCGTGACCATGTGTATCATGATTACATGTGTGATTTACAATTTTATGCTAGCTCCTTTAGCAACCGATTTTTACCGCTTGGAAAATTTTCTGTGCCATTATATCGTACCTTTATGGTTTTTTGCGGATACCTTGTTTTTTGATAAGGGACGTCTCTATCGGTGGTTTGATCCCTTGCTCTGGACCAGTGTCCCTCTTCTTTATATGGCTTTTGCACTGCTAAATGGCTTAATTCTTAAAATGCCCATTCCCGGAGCGGTCGATAGTCCCTTTGCGTATTTCTTTTTAAATATTCCGAAATATGGCGGAGCCTATGTGTTTCGCTGGGTGATAATCATTTTTGTGGCTTATCTAGGAGCTGGATTTAGCCTAGTTGGGCTAAAGGCTCTACCTCGCCCGAGAAAAATGAATAGCATCAAATGAGTTGAGCCAGTCATAAGCTCAACTTTTTCTCGTTTAAAAGGAAATTTTTTTCAATTCTCAAAAATTTTGACACAAATAAATTCAACTTTTTCTTGCTAAAAAGGAAAGATTGTGATATGATAGATAAAATTAAAGATTCCTTTAATTCTGTCCAGAGAGGCAGGCAAGGAGAAACGGTCATAGAATGGGTGGAGTGTAACCTGCGGGTCTTGCTCTAGCCATATTTTCTGAAGTCTCCTTGCATAAGGAGACTTTTTTAGTATATTTATAGGAGGCCACTTGTGAAAACAAAAGAAGTTGTTGATGATTTGACCATGAAGCGTGCCATCACGCGTATGACTTATGAAATCATCGAACGCAACAAGGATTTGGACAAGATTGTCCTAGCAGGGATTAAGACAAGAGGAGTCTATATTGCCCGACGGATCCAAGAGCGTTTAGAGCAGTTAGAGAAAGTTCAAGTTCCTATGGGAGAGCTGGATACCAAGCCGTTTCGTGATGATATGAAGGTAGATGAAGACACAACTCATATACCGGTAGATATTACGGATCGAGAAGTTATCTTGGTGGACGATGTGCTCTACACAGGGCGGACCATTCGTGCGGCTATTGACAATCTGGTCAGTCTAGGACGTCCTGCACGTGTCAGTTTGGCTGTTCTAGTTGACCGTGGACATCGAGAATTGCCGATACGGCCAGACTATGTTGGGAAAAATATTCCAACCAGCCAATCGGAAGAAATTATTGTCGAGATGCAGGAAGAAGACGGACAAGATCGCGTCTTAATTAGGAAGGAAAAATAAGACCATGAATCAAGAAATGAAATATGATGTGCAAGATATGCCAAAGCCGGGGCTATTACTAGGCTTGTCATTCCAGCACTTGTTTGCCATGTTTGGGGCGACCGTTCTCGTTCCAATCTTGGTGGGAATTGACCCTGCGGTGGCTCTTTTATCCAGTGGTCTTGGAACCCTCGCCCACTTATCTGTCACTAAATTCAAGGTTCCAGCTTACATGGGGTCAAGTTTTGCCTATATCGCTGCTATGCAACTCCTCATGAAAACAGATGGAATCGCAGCAGTAGCACAAGGAGCCATTACAGGTGGTTTGGTGTACTTTATCGTAGCTATGATTGTTCGCGTGGCGGGCAATGAATGGATTGATAAAATTTTGCCACCGGTAGTTGTAGGTCCCATCATCATGGTCATTGGGCTCAGCCTTGCAGGAACAGCTGTCAATGATGTCATGCTCAAAGACGGTGCTTATAGCTTCACCAATTTCCTAATCGGAATGGTAACTTTGTTTGCCGTAATTCTACTCAATATCTATGGTAAGAAAATCATTGGTGTCATTCCAATCCTGCTCGGTTTAATCATCGGTTACCTCTTTGCCCTCCTTTTAGGAGCGGTGACAGGACAGGAAATCATTTCCTTTGCTGGAGTTGCCAAAGCTTCCTGGATTAGCTTTCCACCGATGAACCTTCCCTTCCTAGATTACGGCATCAAACTTTATCCGAGTGCGATTTTAACCATGGCTCCGATTGCCTTTGTGACTATGACAGAACACTTCGGTCACGTGATGGTCTTAAACAGTTTGACAGGAAAAGATTTCTTTAAGGATCCAGGACTGGATAAGACACTTGCCGGAGATGGACTAGCTCAGATTATTGCAGGTTTTGTCGGGGCACCACCCGTTACCAGTTACGGTGAAAATATCGGTGTTATGGCCTTAAATAAGATTTACAGTGTCTATGTGATTGCTGGTGCAGCAGTTCTTGCGATTGTCATGAGTTTTGTTG
The window above is part of the Streptococcus himalayensis genome. Proteins encoded here:
- the pyrR gene encoding bifunctional pyr operon transcriptional regulator/uracil phosphoribosyltransferase PyrR, encoding MKTKEVVDDLTMKRAITRMTYEIIERNKDLDKIVLAGIKTRGVYIARRIQERLEQLEKVQVPMGELDTKPFRDDMKVDEDTTHIPVDITDREVILVDDVLYTGRTIRAAIDNLVSLGRPARVSLAVLVDRGHRELPIRPDYVGKNIPTSQSEEIIVEMQEEDGQDRVLIRKEK
- a CDS encoding uracil-xanthine permease family protein; this encodes MNQEMKYDVQDMPKPGLLLGLSFQHLFAMFGATVLVPILVGIDPAVALLSSGLGTLAHLSVTKFKVPAYMGSSFAYIAAMQLLMKTDGIAAVAQGAITGGLVYFIVAMIVRVAGNEWIDKILPPVVVGPIIMVIGLSLAGTAVNDVMLKDGAYSFTNFLIGMVTLFAVILLNIYGKKIIGVIPILLGLIIGYLFALLLGAVTGQEIISFAGVAKASWISFPPMNLPFLDYGIKLYPSAILTMAPIAFVTMTEHFGHVMVLNSLTGKDFFKDPGLDKTLAGDGLAQIIAGFVGAPPVTSYGENIGVMALNKIYSVYVIAGAAVLAIVMSFVGKVSALLQSIPSPVLGGISIALFGVIASSGLKILIEKQTDMDNKKNLLIASVILVSGIGGLTLQLSGLQISGVALSTILGIMLYLILPEPKQ
- the proC gene encoding pyrroline-5-carboxylate reductase, giving the protein MTKIGFIGLGNMGGLLARIVSKNHDAEMILANRSPEKASTIAQEIGGQAVSNQEVFEQATVIFLGVKPAQFEALLAQYKSVLETRSSVLLISMAAGLSLAQLQDMVPSQHRFIRMMPNTPVAVGAGVITYALGKGTSQADEQLFQELFTGSAELILLEEKQLDAATALAGCGPAFVYPFIEALSDAGVQQGLPRAIALKMAAQTVLGSGKMVLDSHEHPAVLKDQVCSPGGSTIAGVASLEKTGFRGSVIEAVTEAYERTQELGQK
- a CDS encoding zinc ribbon domain-containing protein YjdM, yielding MNTLPNCPICNSEYVYEDGTLLVCPECAHEWNPAEEVVEEGLVVIDANGNRLADGDTVTVIKDLKVKGAPKDIKQGTRVKNIRLVEGDHNIDCKIDGFGAMKLKSEFVKKI
- a CDS encoding glutamate-5-semialdehyde dehydrogenase; amino-acid sequence: MTSTQELLEAVNRVKKSINTAKEDEKNAALEAMAEQLLAHTQVILQANQKDMAASKGKISEVMLDRLFLDEERIAAMAKGIRDVASLPDPIGEILEETSLPNGLQVLKKRVALGVVGIIYESRPNVTSDAAALALKSGNAVVLRSGKEAYQTAAAIVAALKMGLAQTNISPDCLQLISDTSRESSYAMMKAKGYLDLLIPRGGAGLIQAVVENAIVPVIETGTGIVHVYVDQAANQDMALSIIRNAKTSRPSVCNAMEVCLVHEAIAEEFLPRLQETLVTERKHLGLSPVELRLDAEASRLIKGQVAKETDFDTEFSDYILAVKLVSSLEEAVCHIESHSTHHSDAIITEDSQAAAYFTEQVDSAAVYVNASTRFTDGGEFGLGCEMGISTQKLHARGPMGLKEMTTYKYIVAGNGQVRE
- a CDS encoding Pr6Pr family membrane protein, which codes for MKRQVIFYSRIILFILGFTGVYLEITRHGGFGMLLYYTVLSNIIVTAFTAYLLYLMPRSSSAWKTDKILRIKGGVTMCIMITCVIYNFMLAPLATDFYRLENFLCHYIVPLWFFADTLFFDKGRLYRWFDPLLWTSVPLLYMAFALLNGLILKMPIPGAVDSPFAYFFLNIPKYGGAYVFRWVIIIFVAYLGAGFSLVGLKALPRPRKMNSIK